One region of Streptococcus salivarius genomic DNA includes:
- a CDS encoding DegV family protein, whose translation MKWKIIADSGCDYRSLDNLAPDTEFVSVPLTIQVGETIYRDDAQLNIDQMMEEMYATTTASKSACPSPDDYMKSFEGADNIIVVTITGTLSGSYNSAEIAKKIYLEEHPDTKIHVIDSLSAGGEVDLLVRKLNHLVAEGLDFDQVLDAITAYQAKTKLLFVLAKVDNLVKNGRLSKLVGTVVGLLNIRMVGEASKTGTLELLQKARGQKKAIKAAFDELIKAGYTGGHITIAHRNNNKFIEQFSALIREKFAHASIEVLPTSGLCSFYAEEGGLLMGYEI comes from the coding sequence ATGAAATGGAAAATTATTGCGGATTCAGGCTGTGACTACCGTTCTTTAGACAATCTGGCACCAGATACGGAGTTTGTCAGTGTCCCTTTGACTATCCAAGTGGGCGAAACCATTTACAGGGATGATGCCCAACTCAATATTGATCAAATGATGGAGGAGATGTATGCAACTACAACTGCTTCCAAATCTGCTTGTCCAAGTCCTGATGACTACATGAAGTCCTTTGAAGGGGCGGACAATATCATCGTTGTGACGATTACCGGAACCCTTTCTGGGAGCTATAATAGTGCTGAAATTGCTAAGAAAATTTATCTGGAAGAGCATCCTGATACCAAGATTCACGTCATTGATAGTCTATCAGCTGGTGGCGAGGTCGACCTGCTCGTTCGTAAGCTCAATCACTTAGTCGCAGAAGGCCTTGATTTTGACCAAGTCCTTGATGCCATCACAGCTTACCAAGCCAAAACTAAGTTGCTCTTTGTTTTAGCTAAAGTTGATAATTTGGTGAAAAATGGTCGTCTAAGCAAACTGGTTGGCACCGTTGTTGGACTCCTCAATATCCGTATGGTCGGTGAAGCTAGTAAGACTGGTACCCTAGAGTTGCTTCAAAAAGCTCGTGGCCAAAAGAAAGCTATCAAAGCTGCCTTTGATGAATTGATCAAGGCAGGCTATACAGGTGGACATATTACGATTGCTCACCGCAACAATAACAAATTTATCGAGCAATTCTCTGCATTGATTCGTGAAAAATTCGCCCATGCAAGCATCGAAGTCCTTCCTACTTCTGGACTTTGTAGTTTTTATGCCGAAGAAGGCGGACTCCTTATGGGATATGAAATTTAA
- a CDS encoding TetR/AcrR family transcriptional regulator, whose product MAERKISEKSLENLKRFNQENKAITRESIEISLLQLLEKKDFKKITISELVERAGVSRAAFYRNYGSKEEILKSIFESSIAKITKSLDGYNLKTDLYQVWVYLLKEVKKEAKIISLAIDYNFEQVLTKAVYDFLEKRNGSSSNGAGSYLNSFWSSAIVSVISKWVKDGMKTPAEKIAKLGLPLFPQKKK is encoded by the coding sequence ATGGCAGAAAGAAAAATCTCAGAGAAATCCTTGGAAAATCTGAAACGATTTAACCAAGAAAACAAGGCAATTACACGAGAATCCATCGAAATTTCTCTCCTGCAATTGTTGGAGAAAAAAGACTTTAAAAAGATTACCATATCGGAACTGGTTGAGCGTGCAGGTGTATCCCGAGCTGCCTTTTATCGCAATTATGGTTCCAAGGAAGAGATTTTGAAGTCCATTTTTGAGTCTAGTATTGCAAAGATAACCAAATCTTTAGATGGGTATAATCTCAAGACGGATCTTTACCAAGTCTGGGTTTATCTCCTTAAGGAAGTCAAAAAAGAAGCCAAAATCATCAGTCTTGCCATTGATTACAATTTTGAGCAAGTATTGACCAAGGCTGTTTATGATTTTTTGGAAAAACGAAATGGTAGCTCATCAAATGGTGCCGGTAGCTACCTTAATTCCTTCTGGAGCTCGGCTATTGTTTCAGTAATTTCCAAATGGGTCAAGGATGGCATGAAGACCCCAGCGGAAAAAATCGCCAAGCTCGGTCTCCCGCTTTTTCCACAAAAGAAGAAGTAG
- a CDS encoding copper homeostasis protein CutC has translation MPIYEFCAENVTLLEKSFKAGAQRVELCDNLAVGGTTPSYGVIKAAVELAKDYQAKVIVMIRPRGGDFVYSQQELAIMLEDIKCARDLGVDGFALGALTSENQLNTEALKTLLDASRGLEVTMHMVFDQIPKADQPSAIQWLKEHGVTRLLTRAGTPETDLESRLKRYAELVQLADGQLDILAGGGISVTNRDQFLAIPGLEQVHGTRVVF, from the coding sequence ATGCCAATTTATGAATTTTGTGCAGAGAATGTCACTCTCTTAGAAAAATCCTTTAAAGCCGGTGCTCAACGCGTGGAGTTGTGTGATAATCTGGCTGTTGGAGGCACGACACCTTCTTATGGTGTCATAAAGGCAGCCGTTGAGCTGGCCAAGGACTATCAGGCTAAAGTGATTGTAATGATCCGTCCACGAGGGGGCGACTTTGTCTATAGCCAGCAGGAATTAGCTATCATGCTAGAAGATATCAAATGTGCGCGTGACTTGGGTGTTGACGGCTTTGCACTAGGGGCTTTGACTTCGGAAAACCAACTCAATACAGAAGCTCTAAAGACCTTGCTAGATGCTAGTCGAGGCTTGGAGGTCACCATGCACATGGTCTTTGACCAGATTCCTAAAGCAGACCAGCCTAGTGCTATCCAGTGGCTTAAGGAACACGGTGTGACGCGTCTGCTCACCCGTGCTGGAACTCCCGAGACTGATTTAGAATCACGCTTGAAACGTTATGCAGAATTGGTTCAGCTAGCAGACGGTCAGTTGGATATTTTAGCAGGAGGTGGTATCTCCGTGACTAATCGTGACCAATTTCTTGCCATACCTGGTCTTGAGCAAGTTCATGGAACACGTGTCGTCTTTTAG